From one Nothobranchius furzeri strain GRZ-AD chromosome 2, NfurGRZ-RIMD1, whole genome shotgun sequence genomic stretch:
- the LOC139062172 gene encoding uncharacterized protein translates to MDDEEEDMSRPTSQLWGSTPGAAKYEDRALQMSAGQVLAAAAVVASHGRNNNSISSLPCSSLRPPLNGNAGLHFRAPFVLMEDRGDRRRRVEGEEDDRGEGNDRMAARPEEQPGVSVEVEIGRKLREIGDKFHQDHVEVFMRHQRQNLPAWMRLTVAIFGFLFPREAFIPRLRGEQR, encoded by the exons atggatgatgaagaggaggacatGTCACGGCCCACTTCACAGCTCTGGGGATCGACCCCTGGTGCCGCCAAATACGAAGACAGAGCGCTTCAGATGTCAGCTGGACAGGTCCTGGCTGCCGCCGCCGTGGTCGCGTCGCACGGCCGCAACAACAACAGCATCAGCTCGCTGCCCTGCAGCTCGCTCCGGCCGCCTCTCAACG GCAATGCTGGATTGCATTTTCGAGCTCCGTTTGTGCTCATGGAGGACCGGGGAGACAGGAGGAGACGGGTTGAGGGGGAGGAGGATGACAGAGGTGAAGGGAATGACAGAATGGCAGCGAGGCCCGAGGAGCAGCCAGGGGTGAGCGTGGAGGTGGAGATTGGTCGTAAACTTCGAGAGATCGGAGACAAGTTCCACCAGGATCACGTCGAAGTG TTCATGAGACATCAGAGGCAGAACCTGCCTGCGTGGATGCGCCTGACAGTCGCCATCTTTGGCTTTTTGTTTCCAAGAGAGGCTTTTATCCCCCGCCTGAGAGGAGAGCAGAGATGA